Proteins from one Xiphophorus hellerii strain 12219 chromosome 8, Xiphophorus_hellerii-4.1, whole genome shotgun sequence genomic window:
- the cplane1 gene encoding ciliogenesis and planar polarity effector 1 isoform X4 — MELKLEVVLSSSIKRKKPWPRFCWLGQEKESVFLLDDKRISEINMMSGRTKKKMPKLHPLLSSVVKMTSSHNGMWLCGLLVSGELFLWNRDKDLLKTATAVPEVVQIINSAQGNSLKLCLQVSCDGMRVLLAVITGQVFLWECTEGRDFPGMRDGAVKGRWAHLLPLEETILPSSNDKEASQHIIFVKTEIMADICLSAFVFTSGKQLVVTILKIQWSQGHMSVGSVGYSVQWASKTYPMSHLCPSCQSVKSRGALVPAFSPDGRLLAIVLNQRKPKDTQVLFVSTQNFVSISSDLGGCGSKKLDIPSKYVRSYWVSSVSWSAEGLFFACVLKRGSLLVLARLGGLLTLTSSGCNVDFGPAHFLPLHPLVTYRPPLPAENREASLSSSTLSVRDLLRQRFSVTWHPRLPYLIVSDGYMATVMKVQDKLSPALFLKALLKETYADLEKTSCKLEKSQVHVKVWLESVSWFNSESSLEEVSAAATCQPKASDSTNSAATDPTRLPLFLQDQQTLGGTKELLENMQDLFEEDSDLEGLTAGSHGQEGGRLEFASMFDTLHAVDTHSEFGVDSNYKRQPAKKNRLCSELGKIQRKLLTAWAFAMSVGDSVEHRVALLKHTLCCVVWFAALLHLVPPKEKNSPVFGRLLHLIKALLSFLSWDGSSSGGQHCLGLMVEFSERIVRLLLTPQPDVRLTGHSLVSSQSLSRIMQILRLISDSLDQTYILEQKTFWSSEEEFLSSQLHLRCSDVHHVPLLQNVNADPSAFEHQALPVPQRPSSRLLGVWQLVYDVAQRYAEELKRFKDCDGLEEEEQKLSVITSQIQTALQATGENLEEGRSLLSYQGEHLFLCGLYSQSTQMLRLQICQEASKGGNRSVFQETRLCLALLYSLLSQYQLREAQEFGDHMAQLILLRAGNRTDNFTCISDPLPCPWLPIDLPSDAACAVIQALGRFMAAYFTNQPLFILPAHNVAILPPLHLPLASSIGRLVSLFQEEVAKAVRQQHLSEVWTVDYAQDLLLLGGLLPEAVWLASHLGDWKTAVTLSLAYTTYCAKHFDFNQIRRRDFLLPEELQPESIFQSELRDLLGSKTNLREWTDKDGNDSFTDPMEGEDWEVLQASVHEILKASAMAGVNVMSFPLSTLLDKVKDMCLLMPTLVPYEVYLPSPPLYCPQPSPNTQDQMCETGPFAELVCRHKVSGVLQRLLLLLRSAHCCRPAAQWYISCLRRARHILHKIKKKYSYPSASQEEKTFPEGLMKLISRSGFFRRDSNKDLDPDTIQTIICFRELCALCWMLHVRDQLSLHCRKYQAARQRDGEEAIPEDSPGNSANVTALHWACRLLPFSHFLSEEEVLQDIILSLLSELPPVSLVADTLVRAFPQEEESVRVSLREKYKLLLQRLGQCNLLGEGGEDGEELMMIFIQDRKRHRRKHLARLQRHLAPPVLHLWEKVEEQEDRGGRTDTATSGQLSLGTTVGTSTVTEFNQPVCSDADTAVNTSERISTKQHRAAVSSSKKDRQKMTSKTDSVLKENTNISGEREKEQLSLPAVGSWEFELEDEEYLNFLELFLGYVLEKDAAGGMDCGDEIPLLKGFCSQLREKELHSLTFDVVSSIHRRQRGGHLLERKHLGKPPSVFRAGCCYKPMKQDVMLEPQTSSVWSETPVFRSSLSVERRTEKQKGLFGHWQQNVSSARLKEASVGSETSFVQNALLTENPSPGFSSSVEVVTDLQQGLDPELEARFPELGRLLEWMVRWADRRILLGHHGNKKKDMADEQNDGVVIRVKTTAPAILTSLSLLEHRYAAQPQTEYYTSHSQVPEMQWAFPPVLLSGVERKTERESSIDTGYPGSTNTPITGPDHNRQRGEATPSVSDEQKELMFPADEVQLSFDSRQREPHSPQQTFDDLDVTPEREDRSGNSKSVEVLLSDSIQDTSKDVCSPEMSLKLEDLDYSVSGSSSQYPPVNSEPAPSAIHPKPPPPAESSDLGGVLLPNPAADQPQISTAGAPPADFTTSTLPLITSTMRQRLGEDLFRLVQHINYMSLNEVLGATFSSFQMAQQNSLQLNMNLSSATRINPEPNAFPVQTSSTAVPQTQTCVPKPESNEPQLNPIGSYHFAAQPVVQGTGLGLHHINQSQHTRTNSEMQPLSVQAESPQTQQTGKRRLIPSSDGLLATTERSHAVQHQPYDSSVHTDSAAQMSGLKLLKLHHFAMAEYSARHYAAQHAQAPHRANLKSNQPKATHYDQSTWKKKGGEQRNGFSVQTKHLLFNPAHDPTLRSSHSLMGPTGQFFGQAFPLHPAAFPTQKPAPMQGLRLLQLRDTPPSSFNFPKLITAIPAVISTPMTEVPIIKLLHIESGPKMVAPQNIPSKQKVRLTMELTATKKLRQDQLQIPRPDHSDEGIRNLTSTPCLSSAKRQKRREEKRMNIEVSFRPNDSIIPTKEAAQVLESEDATVAEEIKPAQDVTGSSDHLLTGQRLLDKVFSTSAELHAFASTRKRPPECHDAFTNTDPAATPTVENKSISVQTSTMTSSPKMQSPCNFPEAPVQVENQQKSEMCLDLGGRQFISVLDLEDVRQSEDLLPCPDSEAADISSSPTSAQLHVLATSVISSAAEAEAQFSVPVTNNLQEPRTTAEVLEVSPSFSSSQPARVAERIILQDDALEDSSASEICRVIKAQSLVPDRAPSAPATAWFSSRLSDMDSQLAALQNIADNLEKDFSNSRMLVNTIEKLSLDRESDPKATMGVKKSVRLSVPLKAPDPDSLRALKKCDEIKEQEEELVLHDDSGNSAIKPSRHYSTSPFSQSSGPSYLQAPGKKEHFHETYDISNEGADGTLSQTGLSDTMEILDDLVKEGYLSPSDWDLDRSQTSHQNRRQDQREHSWALQKRMHPAEERKELEGAVRRQDQREHSWALEKSTHPEEERKELRIWMRRKQRERLTAYKKHRQSLRDRERKPFCGSSVEHFPNRKTESIWGSREEKEKLMLLNQYFRRTEEACQLANDFLTSRVTGPSSSQTCEGPFLYSPWLNSDPPLGHPFRPFNVSATDKKSPTSQTGSFPSQLRYSAESEYSYDLRRRLSLRRPVIFNPADQLSQVTRGGMLSNIKSQSKLYAASQSQAQQVGLRKKTEFNNSFSRGAALQRGNLKEHRQVKEPEVRKHSEFTRPKAVEDYTSVTGILHGEDGAVADGVSEMDWLDNLSDSAGSSLSRIDWTAIERMVAEEDG; from the exons ATGGAGCTGAAGTTGGAGGTTGTTTTGTCATCTAGCATCAAACGGAAGAAACCGTGGCCGCGATTCTGCTGGCTTGGACAG GAAAAGGAGTCTGTTTTCCTGTTAGATGACAAACGGATCAGTGAGATCAACATGATGTCTGGTCGTACCAAGAAAAAGATGCCTAAACTACATCCTTTGCTCAGCAGTGTGGTGAAAATGACTTCTTCTCACAATG GGATGTGGCTGTGTGGACTTCTGGTGTCAGGAGAATTGTTTTTGTGGAACAGAGATAAAGATTTACTGAAGACTGCAACAGCAGTGCCAGAAGTAGTTCAGATAATCAACTCTGCTCAAG gaaATTCTCTAAAGTTGTGTCTTCAGGTTTCATGCGATGGGATGAGGGTTCTTCTGGCTGTCATTACTGGGCAGGTGTTCCTGTGGGAGTGCACAGAGGGGAGGGATTTTCCAGGCATGCGAGATGGCGCTGTCAAAGGGCGGTGGGCTCATTTACTGCCGCTTGAAGAAACCATTTTGCCGTCTTCAAATGATAAAGAAGCATCCCAGCACATCATCTTTGTAAAGACAGAG ATTATGGCTGACATTTGCTTATCAGCATTTGTTTTCACCTCTGGAAAGCAGCTTGTTGTCACTATTCTAAAAATTCAGTGGAGCCAAGGTCATATGAGCGTGGG TTCTGTTGGTTACAGTGTACAGTGGGCTAGTAAGACATATCCCATGTCTCATCTGTGCCCATCCTGCCAGTCAGTGAAGTCCAGAGGGGCCTTGGTGCCAGCGTTTTCTCCAGATGGACGCCTGTTGGCCATCGTACTGAACCAGAGGAAGCCAAAG GACACACAGGTCCTTTTTGTGAGCACACAGAATTTTGTTTCAATCTCAAGTGACCTGGGAGGATGTGGAAGTAAGAAGCTGGACATCCCATCAAAATATGTCAG GTCCTACTGGGTCAGCAGTGTCAGCTGGTCAGCAGAAGGCCTGTTCTTTGCCTGCGTCTTGAAAAGGGGATCCCTCTTGGTGTTGGCTCGCCTTGGCGGGCTTCTCACCCTGACGAGCTCTGGTTGCAATGTGGATTTTGGTCCTGCGCACTTCCTGCCCCTGCATCCGCTGGTCACTTACCG ACCACCGCTGCCTGCAGAGAATAGAGAAGCTTCTCTTTCCAGCTCCACTTTGTCTGTGCGTGACCTCCTGAGGCAGCGGTTTTCTGTCACCTGGCATCCGCGGCTTCCATATCTCATTGTGTCCGATGGCTACATGGCTACAGTTATGAAGGTGCAGGACAAACTTTCGCCTGCCCTGTTCCTGAAGGCACTTCTAAAAGAAACCTATGCAGATCTTGAGAAAACCAGCTGCAAATTAGAAAAATCCCAG GTTCATGTGAAGGTTTGGCTAGAGTCTGTGTCTTGGTTTAATTCAGAAAGCAGCCTTGAGGAGGTcagtgctgctgctacatgtcaGCCCAAAGCGTCAGACTCCACTAATTCAGCGGCAACAGATCCAACCAGGCTGCCGCTTTTCCTTCAGGACCAGCAGACACTGGGTGGCACCAAGGAGCTTCTTGAGAACATGCAG GATCTCTTTGAAGAAGACTCTGATTTAGAAGGTCTTACTGCTGGTTCTCATGGGCAGGAGGGAGGCCGTTTGGAGTTCGCCTCCATGTTTGACACTCTCCATGCTGTGGACACTCACAGTGAATTTGGAGTTGATTCAAATTACAAGAGACAACCAGCGAAGAAGAATCGTCTTTGCTCTGAGCTGGGGAAGATTCAGAGGAAGCTTCTCACTGCTTGGGCTTTTGCCATGTCAGTAGGAGATTCAGTTGAACACAGAGTTGCTCTTCTGAAGCATACACTTTGCTGCGTGGTTTGGTTTGCCGCTTTGCTCCACTTGGTccccccaaaagaaaaaaatagcccTGTTTTTGGAAGGTTGCTCCACCTCATAAAAGCTCTCCTTTCGTTCCTTTCTTGGGACGGCTCTTCCTCAGGTGGACAGCACTGCTTGGGACTGATGGTGGAGTTCAGTGAACGGATAGTGCGCCTTCTGCTGACCCCTCAGCCCGATGTCCGTCTGACTGGACACTCCCTTGTATCATCTCAAAGTTTGTCCAGAATAATGCAGATCTTACGCCTGATCTCAGATTCTCTTGACCAGACTTATATCTTGGAGCAGAAAACTTTCTGGTCTTCTGAGGAGGAGTTTTTATCTTCTCAGCTGCATCTGAGGTGTTCAGATGTTCACCATGTTCCTCTGCTGCAGAATGTGAATGCAGACCCATCTGCCTTTGAACATCAGGCATTACCAGTTCCTCAGCGGCCTTCAAGCAG ATTGTTGGGAGTATGGCAGCTTGTGTATGATGTAGCTCAGCGGTATGCAGAGGAGCTGAAGAGGTTTAAAGACTGTGATGGTTTGGAAGAAGAGGAGCAAAAGCTGTCTGTCATCACATCCCAGATCCAGACTGCTCTGCAGGCAACAGGAGAAAATCTGGAAGAGGGTAGATCACTGCTGAGTTACCAAG GTGAGCACCTTTTCCTCTGTGGCTTGTACTCTCAAAGTACCCAGATGTTACGGTTACAGATCTGTCAAGAGGCCAGTAAAG GCGGCAACCGTAGTGTCTTCCAGGAGACGCGCCTTTGTCTGGCGCTCCTGTATAGTCTGTTATCTCAGTACCAGCTCAGGGAAGCCCAGGAGTTTGGGGACCACATGGCCCAACTGATTTTGTTAAGAGCTGGAAACCGGACAGACAACTTCACTTGCATTTCAG ATCCTCTCCCTTGCCCCTGGTTGCCGATTGATCTTCCCAGTGATGCCGCCTGTGCAGTAATTCAGGCCCTCGGACGTTTCATGGCCGCTTACTTCACCAACCAGCCGCTCTTCATTCTGCCTGCTCATAATGTGGCTATCCTGCCTCCACTACACCTACCCCTCG CCTCGAGTATCGGCCGCTTGGTGTCCCTGTTCCAAGAAGAAGTGGCTAAAGCAGTTCGACAGCAACACCTGTCGGAGGTTTGGACGGTGGACTACGCTCAGGACTTGCTTCTGCTGGGGGGTCTCCTGCCTGAGGCTGTGTGGTTGGCGTCTCATCTGGGCGACTGGAAAACTGCAGTGACTCTAAGCTTGGCATATACCACTTAttgtgcaaaacattttgactttaatca GATCAGAAGGAGAGATTTTCTCCTGCCAGAAGAGTTACAGCCAGAAAGCATTTTTCAGTCTGAACTGAGGGATCTTCTTGGCAGCAAAACCAATTTACGAGAGTGGACAGATAAAGACGGGAATGACAGCTTTACAG ATCCGATGGAAGGAGAAGACTGGGAGGTTTTACAGGCTTCTGTGCACGAGATTCTGAAAGCTTCAGCCATGGCAGGAGTGAATgtcatgtcatttcctttgtCGACCTTGCTGGACAAGGTTAAAGACATGTGCTTGTTAATGCCTACATTGGTCCCCTATGAAGTGTACCTACCTTCACCACCTCTGTATTGCCCACAGCCTTCTCCAAACACACAG gacCAAATGTGTGAAACGGGGCCATTTGCTGAACTTGTTTGTCGTCACAAAGTCTCTGGAGTTCTCCAAAGATTACTCTTGCTTCTGAGATCTGCCCATTGTTGCCGTCCTGCTGCACAATGGTACATCAGTTGCCTGCGGCGTGCTAGACACATCCTGCACAAG ATCAAGAAGAAGTATTCCTACCCATCAGCTTCTCAGGAGGAGAAAACTTTTCCTGAGGGACTGATGAAGTTGATTAGCCGTTCTGGATTCTTCAGACGGGACTCTAATAAAGACCTGGACCCTGATACCATCCAAACAATCA TTTGTTTCAGAGAGCTATGCGCTTTATGCTGGATGCTTCATGTCAGGGATCAGCTCTCCCTTCACTGCAGGAAGTATCAGGCTGCCAGACAACGTGACGGAGAGGAAGCG ATCCCAGAGGATTCACCAGGAAATTCAGCCAATGTTACCGCTCTTCACTGGGCTTGTCGTCTTCTGCCTTTCTCTCACTTCCTCAGTGAAGAGGAGGTCCTTCAGGACATAATACTCAGTCTTCTGTCTGAGCTACCTCCTGTCTCCTTG GTGGCAGACACGCTGGTTCGAGCCTTTCCACAGGAGGAAGAGTCGGTCAGGGTGTCTTTAAGAGAGAAGTATAAGTTACTCCTGCAGAGACTTGGCCAGTGCAACCTTCTCG gaGAAGGGGGAGAAGACGGGGAAGAGTTGATGATGATTTTTATTCAAGATAGAAAAAGACACAGGAGGAAACATTTGGCGCGATTGCAGAGGCACTTGGCCCCGCCTGTGCTCCATCTGTGGGAGAAAGTAGAGGAACAGGAGGACAGAGGGGGGCGAACTGACACGGCCACATCAGGGCAGCTGTCCTTGGGGACAACTGTGGGCACCAGCACTGTGACCGAGTTTAACCAGCCAGTGTGCAGCGATGCAGACACAGCAGTGAATACATCTGAGAGAATCTCAACTAAACAGCACCGTGCAGCCGTGAGCAG CAGCAAGAAAGATAGACAGAAGATGACATCTAAGACGGACAGTGTCCTTAAAGAAAACACCAATATaagtggagagagagaaaaggagcaGCTTTCTTTGCCAGCAGTCGGCTCCTGGGAGTTTGAGCTGGAAGACGAGGAGTATTTAAATTTCCTGGAGCTTTTCCTTGGCTACGTCCTAGAGAAGGACGCTGCTGGTGGGATGGACTGTGGCGACGAGATCCCTTTGCTGAAAGGTTTCTGCTCTCAACTACGGGAGAAGGAGTTGCATTCTCTAACATTTGATGTAGTCTCAAGTATACATCGTCGTCAAAGAGGCGGGCACCTTCTAGAGAGGAAACACTTGGGGAAGCCCCCATCGGTGTTCAGAGCAGGCTGTTGCTACAAACCTATGAAACAAGACGTGATGCTTGAACCGCAGACTTCTTCCGTTTGGAGTGAAACTCCCGTTTTCAGGAGCAGCCTTTCTGTCGAGCGGAGAACCGAGAAGCAGAAAGGTTTGTTTGGCCACTGGCAACAAAACGTCTCTTCAGCAAGACTAAAGGAAGCCAGTGTTGGCTCTGAAACCAGTTTTGTCCAGAATGCCTTGCTCACTGAAAACCCTTCCCCTGGCTTCTCATCATCTGTTGAAGTTGTGACTGACTTACAGCAGGGCTTGGATCCGGAGTTAGAGGCCCGTTTTCCAGAGCTGGGCAGGTTGCTCGAGTGGATGGTGCGTTGGGCCGATAGAAGGATACTATTGGGGCATCATGGTaacaagaagaaagacatgGCAGATGAACAAAATGATGGAGTTGTGATTCGTGTAAAAACCACAGCACCTGCTATCCTTACCTCTTTAAGTTTGTTGGAGCACAGGTATGCTGCTCAACCCCAAACTGAGTACTACACCTCCCACAGCCAAGTTCCGGAAATGCAATGGGCTTTTCCCCCTGTGCTGCTTTCGGGCGTTGAACGgaagacggagagagagagcagcATTGATACTGGTTACCCTGGATCCACCAACACTCCTATCACTGGTCCGGATCATAATCGGCAGCGAGGAGAGGCTACTCC ctctgtCTCAGATGAACAAAAGGAGCTGATGTTTCCGGCTGATGAGGTTCAGCTCAGCTTTGATTCTCGACAGAGAGAGCCACATTCCCCACAGCAGACCTTTGATGACTTGGATGTAACACCTGAAAGAGAAG ACAGAAGCGGAAACAGCAAGAGCGTCGAAGTGTTACTTTCTGATTCCATTCAGGATACCTCTAAAGATGTCTGCTCACCTGAAATG AGTTTAAAGCTTGAAGACCTCGACTACTCAGTGTCTGGTTCATCGTCCCA atATCCTCCTGTTAATTCAGAACCTGCTCCTTCAGCCATCCACCCTaaacctcctcctcctgcagaaTCTTCTGATTTGGGTGGCGTTCTGCTCCCCAACCCTGCTGCtgatcagccacaaatctccaCAGCTGGGGCGCCCCCTGCTGATTTTACAACGTCTACTCTGCCTTTGATAACTTCCACAATGAGACAGCGTCTGGGTGAAGACTTATTCAGATTAGTTCAG CATATCAACTACATGAGTCTGAACGAGGTTTTAGGAGCTACGTTTTCCAGTTTCCAGATGGCCCAGCAGAACTCCTTACAGCTTAATATGAATTTATCTTCTGCTACTAGAATAAACCCTGAGCCAAATGCTTTTCCAGTTCAAACTTCTTCCACCGCTGTGCCACAGACACAGACCTGTGTGCCAAAACCAGAATCTAATGAACCCCAGTTGAATCCGATTGGGTCGTATCATTTTGCAGCCCAGCCTGTCGTGCAAGGAACAGGACTTGGTCTGCATCACATCAACCAAAGCCAACACACCAGAACCAATAGT gAGATGCAGCCCCTCTCTGTCCAAGCAGAGTCACCACAAACTCAGCAAACGGGGAAGAGGAGACTGATCCCGTCTTCAGACGGTCTCCTGGCCACTACTGAAAGGAGTCACGCTGTTCAACACCAACCGTATGACAGCAGTGTACACACTGACTCTGCTGCACAGATGTCGGGTCTGAAGTTACTTAAGCTTCATCACTTTGCTATGGCAGAATACAGTGCCCGACACTATGCCGCTCAACATGCACAGGCTCCTCACAGGGCAAACCTTAAGTCCAATCAGCCCAAGGCCACACACTATGATCAATCCACTTGGAAAAAGAAAGGTGGAGAGCAAAGAAATGGGTTTTCTGTTCAAACTAAGCATCTCCTATTTAATCCTGCACACGATCCAACTCTGAGGAGCTCTCACTCGCTGATGGGGCCGACAGGACAGTTCTTTGGTCAAGCGTTCCCTCTACATCCTGCTGCTTTTCCGACTCAAAAACCTGCACCAATGCAGGGCCTTCGTCTGTTGCAGTTACGTGATACTCCGCCTAGCAGCTTTAACTTCCCTAAACTGATTACAGCAATACCTGCTGTTATTTCAACTCCAATGACAGAAGTTCCAATAATTAAGCTTTTACACATTGAGTCTGGACCCAAAATG GTGGCACCCCAGAATattccttcaaaacaaaaggttCGTCTTACGATGGAGTTGACTGCTACGAAAAAATTGAGACAGGATCAGCTGCAGATACCAAGACCAGATCACTCTGATGAAGGCATTAGAAATCTAACCAGCACCCCCTGCTTGAGTTCAGCTAAAAG GCAGaagagaagagaggaaaagCGAATGAACATAGAAGTCTCATTCCGTCCAAATGACTCCATCATCCCAACAAAAGAG GCAGCACAAGTCCTTGAAAGTGAAGATGCTACAGTTGCTGAAGAGATCAAACCTGCACAGGATGTGACAG GCTCCTCAGACCATTTGCTGACCGGTCAGAGATTATTAGACAAAGTTTTCTCCACTTCCGCTGAACTCCATGCCTTTGCTTCTACAAGGAAACGTCCTCCAGAGTGTCATGATGCTTTCACCAACACAGATCCAG CTGCTACTCCCACAGTTGAGAACAAATCTATTTCTGTCCAGACATCTACAATGACTAGCAGCCCAAAAA TGCAAAGTCCATGCAATTTCCCAGAAGCTCCTGTTCAAGTGGAGAACCAGCAGAAATCAGAGATGTGTCTG GATCTTGGTGGACGCCAGTTCATAAGTGTCTTGGATCTGGAAGATGTGAGGCAGTCTGAAGATTTGCTGCCATGTCCTGACTCAGAAGCAGCAGATATTTCTTCTTCACCAACTTCTGCTCAGCTCCATGTTCTTGCCACCTCTGTCATCAGctcagctgctgaagctgaggcACAATTCTCAGTTCCAGTCACAAACAATCTTCAGGAGCCCAGAACTACCGCAG AAGTCCTTGAGGTGTCTCCTTCATTCAGTTCCTCCCAGCCCGCTAGAGTTGCAGAGAGAATCATCTTACAAGATGATGCGTTGGAGGATTCATCTGCATCTGAAATCTGTCGAGTCATAAAGGCGCAGAGCCTCGTGCCTGACAGAGCTCCTTCAGCGCCTGCCACAGCCTGGTTCTCCTCCCGCCTGTCAGATATGGACTCTCAGTTGGCCGCTTTACAGAACATTGCAGATAATCTTGAGAAGGACTTTTCCAATTCAAGAATG cTGGTAAACACAATTGAAAAGCTCTCCTTAGACAGGGAGTCTGATCCAAAAGCCACCATGGGAGTAAAAAAAAGCGTCAGACTCTCTGTTCCACTCAAAG CTCCGGATCCAGACTCTTTACGTGCATTGAAGAAATGTGATGAGATCaaagaacaggaagaggaacTTGTGCTTCATGACGACTCCGGGAATTCTGCAATAAAACCGTCGCGTCACTATTCAACCTCTCCTTTCAGTCAGAGTAGTGGTCCATCCTATCTTCAAGCTCCAG gaaaaaaagagcactTCCATGAAACCTACGATATATCTAATGA AGGGGCAGATGGGACTCTGAGTCAGACTGGGTTATCCGACACTATGGAAATCTTAGACGACTTGGTCAAGGAAGGCTACTTATCTCCCTCTGACTGGGATTTGGATCGCTCTCAGACTTCACACCAGAACAg GAGGCAGGACCAGAGGGAACATAGCTGGGCATTACAGAAAAGGATGCATCCTGCGGAAGAGAGGAAGGAGCTGGAAGGAGCCGTCAGGAGGCAGGACCAGCGGGAACATAGCTGGGCATTAGAGAAAAGTACGCATcctgaggaggagaggaaggagctGAGGATTTGGATGAGACGGAAACAAAGGGAAAGATTGACTGCTTATAAAAAGCACAGACAGAGCCTGAGGGACAGGGAGCGTAAACCGTTCTGTGGCTCTTCAGTAGAG CattttccaaacagaaaaacagaaagcataTGGGGTAgcagagaggaaaaagaaaa GTTAATGCTTCTTAATCAGTACTTTCGAAGAACAGAAGAGGCCTGCCAGTTGGCCAATGACTTTCTCACTTCTCGTGTTACCGGGCCAAGTTCCTCCCAGACTTGTGAAGGTCCATTTCTCTACAGCCCCTGGTTGAATTCGGATCCACCTCTTGGCCACCCTTTTAG gcCTTTCAACGTATCAGCCACTGACAAAAAAAGTCCCACGTCTCAGACAGGAAGTTTCCCTTCTCAGTTACGTTATTCTGCAGAGAGTGAATATTCATATGATCTCCGCAGAAGACTGAGTCTTCGTCGACCAG TAATTTTTAATCCAGCGGACCAACTATCTCAGGTAACGAGGGGTGGTATGCTCAGCAACATCAAGAGCCAATCCAAACTCTACGCAGCCAGCCAGAGTCAGGCACAGCAAGTAGGATTACGGAAAAAAACTGAGTTCAACAACAGTTTCTCACGTGGAGCTGCTTTACAAAGAGGGAACCTGAAGGAACACAGACAAGTGAAGGAGCCTGAAGTGAGGAAGCATTCAGAATTTACCAGACCGAAGGCTGTGGAGGATTATACCTct GTGACTGGGATTTTACATGGGGAGGACGGAGCAGTCGCAGATGGCGTTTCAGAGATGGACTGGCTGGATAATCTCTCTGACAGCGCAGGAAGCAGCCTAAGCAGAATAGACTGGACTGCCATTGAAAGGATGGTGGCTGAAGAAGATggttaa